The nucleotide sequence taaaaattagcatAACTCAATGTACATTAGgcataatattgttttactgacaattatatattatgaatactTTAAATATGTTATCATTAGTGTACTGGGTGTGACTTTGAGTGATGTTTGGGCTATAGCttaatattataagaatacacaattaaaaaatgattGATAACAGAATCATAAACTACATTAGACCTATGAATAtctgtataaaagaatttatactTGTAACTTATACATAATTAGCTCAACTCAAACACTTACAACGCCCATATCTATGCAGTTATCCTTGTCAGAACGCATGTGGTGGCTTGCTCTGTTGCTGTCATGGTAGACAAGCACAGGCTGTACTTGGTAACACTGAGCCGTGAGGTCCAAGGTCAGTGGACATCTGAGTAGTTGTACTGTAGACCTCTGACTTGTTTGCGTGCGAGGGGACACAGGGGTGAGGGGGAAGGTCCGCTCCGCGATTGGGCCAAATAGGTCGTTGCCTAGCAACCGCACGTACTATTCACGATGTTTGTGTACGGCGCCACGGAAAGTCACTGCGCTAGCGCTGTTACACGCTCAGTAGCTACTAGTTAGTTGTGAGAATGGCGTCGGTGCGTAAAAGAGGACAGACTGTGCATAGTGAAGCAAGAGAAGTGATAAGGAGAGTGATAAGTAAGTGTGACGAAGAAGCGAGAACTGGTAATTTGCAGCACTTAATGAAACAGAGCAATTTGCGAGTCAAGAATTACACTGGTGTTTCGGTGAGGACAATTTCTAGCATTAGAAAGGAAGGAGATGCAGCTGGAGAGACACCTTTAACTACGCCTGGTAAGAAAAGGCCGTACTCGGAGGAGAAGAAATTTCATATGGATGATTTTGATAGAAGAGTCGTTCGAGATGTGGTGAGTGACTTTTATTTAGTGAGGAAGAAAGTGCCCACTGTTCCTAAActgttaattgatttaaaagaaaaacttgacTTCCCTTGGAAAGAAGAAACCCTACGAAGACTCCTGCACCAAATGGGATTTAAGTGGAAACGGTGtaacaaactaagaaaaattcTTATCGAGCGGCCAGACATAGTTAATTGGCGTGCTCGTTATTTGAGAGATATCCAACGGTTTCGACATGAAAAAAgaccaatattttacattgatgagACATGGGTGGACAACAATTTGACATTCGGGAAGTGCTGGAGTAGTGATGAAGTGCCTGGTGTGTTGACGAACACAAGTTCATCCAACAGACTGATTGTTGTAAACGCGGGTTCTACAGATGGATTTCTTAAAGGGGCTGCTTTAATTTTTAGGGCGGGTAAAGCGACGGGGGATTACCACGGACAAATGAAtggtaataattttgagaaatggGCTGAAGAAAAAACTCCTGCCTAACCTTCCAGAAAAAAGTGTTATTGTAATAGACAATGCACCCTATCATTGCCATTAAGAAAATAAGGCGCCAACAAAGTACGCTGTGAAAAAGGAAATGATAGACTGGCTGCAGAGTAACAACATACAATGCTCAGCAGATATGAAAAAGTTTCAGTTGTACGAGCTGATAGAAAAGCACAAACCTAAAGAAAAGGTGTATCGCATCGACGTGGCGTTGAAGAGGCGAGGCCATGCGGTTCTCAGATTACCACCCTACATGTGTGAATTAAACCCAATTGAGCTGGCCTGGGCTAAAATCAAGAGAGTGGTGAAAAGAAACAACATAAGAGGAGACCTGTCACTAACGAAACTGGAAGAGGCAACACGAGAAGCGCAAAGTTCTGTTAGCAAGATCGACTGGGAAGGCTTCACAAACCACACCTTGAAGCTAGAACAACACTACTGGGAACAGGACGGCTTGATGGAAGATGCCATCGACAAATTCGTGATTGAGTTGGGCGGAAtggacagcagtgacagtgaagtGTCAGATGACAGTGAGGAAGAAATATCTGACAGTGAACTGGCTCAACCTCTTCCAAGTACAAGTGATGATTAAATTGTAAGTCGTAAAagcacattatttatatatacataaatatatatatatatatatatatatatatatacatataatagcAAAATTTCCTGCTGTTTTCCCTTTTTTATGTTAGAAATCAAATATAATCAACTTCCTCAAATATCAACTTGTAACTTTGTACaacttaaacaatgtattatgtattcGGCAAATACCGTACTGTAAATTACCACTTCTCActtcagtgtttataaaatatttaacaaaaatactctgtttattatattttttaattatacaccaactattataatatattatcaacatatttattatttattttatttacatgcaacaatacaggctacacacccaattacattgtgcatgtttaaatcaagatgacatgcaataatattcacacattcaaataaattcaatccagtccagtgttccaccaaaatagttccattaaatagataattaagcctaaagataaataacagatacatatatatatatagatataacaacgtaactataataaaattataagataagccataacaaaaagaacgtgtgtgtgtgtgtgtgtgtgtgtgtgtaattaaaagtataaacattttaataaaaatattggtagtgtaatatatttgttaaatgtgtatatgtaaggtattagatagtctagctcagtttatatccctctgacaaagtcttttgtattgattaatgttatgtaaaaatatatcaacctccccaggcaaagaattatgcaatctcatcattgtattcaaaggtgatgaaaaatgtgctattgtacgagaaaaattaatgtgaaacaaattttgggatctaatgtattataatgtattatcaatatatttcatgtatttcacAACTTATTCtggtttatgtttacataataataaaatttcaatttgaaattgtgttttctaTTGCCAATTACCAAGTATCAAGTGTTCATCATAAAGTTTACtccagaaataaaactatttattaaaaaaataaatgtgttgaatAGGCTACAAATAGTGTAATAGTGATCATATGATATTGATATTATGATATGAAGACGTATATTGAGAGGGTTGGGCTGTCAATGTTGACAGAACCGATGTTTTCGGTTGGGGTCGTAGACGGTGACGGAGAAGCGCCCCAGCAATGGCTGCCGCATTCCTCTCGCGCGCAATCAAGTCAGAGGTCTACTGTACACTTACCTTCACATGAAACTGACCCTCCCCTGCCTGTGTTGGTGTGAGGCATAACCTGCACAGGCATTAACTTAATTTAACATGTTGCAATATCAAAGcaaatagtaattattttctaCTTGATAGTCAATTTTCCAATATCAATAagacacatttatttttacagtaaggCAGTTACTATAATTATTGAATCAGCTGCACAATTTGATAGATATACAGTACAATGTCTGAATCAGCAATGTGgcttgaaaacaaattgttatttgCAATTACTGatgaattttaattactgttcAGAGACACCCCGatgaaagaaattattaaacttgttataattgttgaataaaaaggCTTCCCACTccacattttaaatcaattcttatttaaagtaattttaaaaatataaaccgaATGGTAGTAAAATTCATACATTTACTGAGCATTTAAGatctttattaatgtattaatttcacTCAACTTACTTGAATTAGATTGCTAGACAAACTACCCACCTTATGGCAGCAGAATCTTCAGTtctgtcaatttttttttctaaaaactataGCTTCATCAGAGGAAGAACTTATTAGTCAATATGGAATCTACATATTGAACAGATAATTAAGCGGATAATAAATTCTGGGTTATATGCTATCAAAAGACTTTCTTATTTATGCAGTTTGTCAGTACTAAAGATGGTTTTCCATGCACATATTCAATCCCACATTGCATATGGGATAGGAGTGTATGGAGGAACCACAaaccaaaacctaaataaaattctaattttgcaaaaaaaagcactacgaataattttgaaaatgaagaaggatgagtcagtgaaaaataatttcactgaactaaatattttaacagtgcatagcctttatattttagaatttgttatgtatgttaggacctatcaatctaaatttaaaattcattgtgaAACCCATACTTACAATACTAGGAATAAGAAGGAATTACTAATACCACGacacaatttagaattttatacaaaaaaaaacttcttatgcaggaataaaattttttaagtcaattccaaaaacaataacaagagtTGAAGATATTAAGAActttaaatcaatgttaaaagattatttagttagataagcattttattcatttgaagaattttattcaacaacatgATCTATTATAATCATCCAGTTATGTAACTTAGTTGTagtgacactatttattgtacccatgtacataatgtaaataaagatattttgactttgactaaGATATATGACTGCAGAATTTGGATTCTGGGGTGATCAGATTCCATGCCATTTGTTATCACAACAGCAACAAATATTTCTGAACCCATTGTACAGGATGGCATGGGCTTGACAATTATTAGTTATCTCTATATTTACTAGTATTCAAGCACAAATTAAAGGTGGTTCATTCGTGGTCAGACTG is from Homalodisca vitripennis isolate AUS2020 unplaced genomic scaffold, UT_GWSS_2.1 ScUCBcl_5279;HRSCAF=11937, whole genome shotgun sequence and encodes:
- the LOC124373299 gene encoding uncharacterized protein LOC124373299, whose translation is MIDWLQSNNIQCSADMKKFQLYELIEKHKPKEKVYRIDVALKRRGHAVLRLPPYMCELNPIELAWAKIKRVVKRNNIRGDLSLTKLEEATREAQSSVSKIDWEGFTNHTLKLEQHYWEQDGLMEDAIDKFVIELGGMDSSDSEVSDDSEEEISDSELAQPLPSTSDD
- the LOC124373298 gene encoding uncharacterized protein LOC124373298, translated to MASVRKRGQTVHSEAREVIRRVISKCDEEARTGNLQHLMKQSNLRVKNYTGVSVRTISSIRKEGDAAGETPLTTPGKKRPYSEEKKFHMDDFDRRVVRDVVSDFYLVRKKVPTVPKLLIDLKEKLDFPWKEETLRRLLHQMGFKWKRCNKLRKILIERPDIVNWRARYLRDIQRFRHEKRPIFYIDETWVDNNLTFGKCWSSDEVPGVLTNTSSSNRLIVVNAGSTDGFLKGAALIFRAGKATGDYHGQMNGNNFEKWAEEKTPA